In a single window of the Serratia quinivorans genome:
- a CDS encoding Gluconate 2-dehydrogenase cytochrome c subunit precursor, whose amino-acid sequence MSNKIPHLMIKILAGFIVTAISLSTSLSYAEVVDAGKDLRLIKGRYLAIASDCVACHTASGGKPFSGGLAMPLPMGNIYSTNITPDKTYGIGEYSLDDFKKVLREGIRRDGSNLYPAMPFPSYTKLTDDDIFQPLCLFYAWR is encoded by the coding sequence ATGAGCAATAAGATCCCTCATTTAATGATAAAGATCCTCGCCGGTTTTATCGTCACGGCAATCTCTTTATCTACTTCTCTGAGTTACGCTGAAGTTGTCGATGCAGGTAAGGATCTCAGGCTGATAAAAGGCCGCTATTTAGCTATCGCCTCTGACTGTGTAGCCTGTCACACGGCATCCGGAGGCAAACCTTTCAGTGGCGGCTTAGCCATGCCTCTGCCGATGGGAAATATCTATTCTACCAACATCACGCCAGATAAAACCTACGGCATTGGCGAATATTCACTGGACGACTTCAAGAAAGTGTTGCGTGAAGGTATCAGGCGCGACGGCTCGAATCTTTATCCGGCAATGCCATTCCCGTCTTATACCAAACTGACTGATGATGATATTTTCCAGCCTTTATGCCTATTTTATGCATGGCGTTGA
- a CDS encoding Gluconate 2-dehydrogenase cytochrome c subunit precursor: MMIFSSLYAYFMHGVEPVNQENKEPDFPWPLTMRWPLIAWNTLFLEKGAYQYKSDRSPEWNRGAYLVQGAAHCGSCHTPRGLGMQEKAYDESQKGFLAGAKIGGWEAFNITSNMASGIGSWSQPEIVQYLKTGNVPFKAQAAGSMAEAVTHSFSKMDDADLQAIALYLRDYTVRR; encoded by the coding sequence ATGATGATATTTTCCAGCCTTTATGCCTATTTTATGCATGGCGTTGAACCTGTTAATCAAGAAAATAAGGAGCCCGACTTCCCGTGGCCACTCACTATGCGCTGGCCGCTGATCGCATGGAATACCCTGTTCCTGGAAAAAGGCGCTTATCAATACAAATCTGACCGGAGCCCAGAGTGGAACCGTGGCGCTTATTTGGTACAGGGCGCGGCGCACTGCGGCTCCTGTCATACCCCCCGCGGGCTAGGCATGCAGGAAAAAGCCTATGACGAAAGCCAGAAAGGTTTCCTGGCCGGTGCGAAGATTGGCGGCTGGGAAGCTTTTAACATCACCAGCAACATGGCCTCGGGAATCGGTAGCTGGTCACAGCCGGAGATCGTGCAATATCTTAAAACCGGCAATGTGCCGTTTAAAGCTCAGGCTGCCGGTTCAATGGCTGAAGCGGTCACCCATAGTTTTAGCAAAATGGACGATGCGGACCTACAGGCTATCGCTTTGTATTTAAGAGATTATACCGTCCGTAGGTGA